In Siniperca chuatsi isolate FFG_IHB_CAS linkage group LG20, ASM2008510v1, whole genome shotgun sequence, the following proteins share a genomic window:
- the crygmx gene encoding crystallin, gamma MX, whose product MGKIIFYEDRNFQGRHYECSSDYPEMQNHLSRCNSIRVESGCWVAYEKPNYGGYQYMLHKGEYPDYQRWAGFNDCIRSCRMVPPYNGNYRMKIFERSDFGGQNLELMEDCPDLNERFHTRDISSVNVIEGYWMLHEHPNYRGRQYFLRPGEYRRHSEWGSISPTIGSLRRVTEIN is encoded by the exons ATGGGCAAG ATTATCTTCTACGAAGACAGGAACTTCCAGGGTCGTCACTATGAGTGCAGTAGTGACTATCCTGAGATGCAAAACCACTTAAGCCGCTGTAACTCGATAAGAGTGGAGAGCGGTTGTTGGGTGGCTTACGAGAAGCCCAATTATGGCGGCTACCAGTACATGCTGCACAAGGGCGAATACCCGGACTACCAACGCTGGGCAGGCTTCAATGACTGTATCCGCTCCTGCCGTATGGTGCCACCT TATAATGGGAACTACAGGATGAAGATCTTTGAGCGGTCTGACTTTGGGGGCCAGAATCTGGAGCTAATGGAAGACTGCCCAGATCTAAATGAGCGTTTCCACACCCGTGACATCTCCTCTGTCAATGTCATAGAGGGCTACTGGATGTTGCATGAACACCCCAATTACAGGGGACGCCAGTACTTCTTGCGTCCTGGAGAGTACAGAAGGCACAGCGAGTGGGGAAGCATCAGCCCCACTATCGGCTCTCTGAGACGTGTCACTGAGATCAACTGA
- the crygmxl2 gene encoding crystallin, gamma MX, like 2: protein MGKIIFYEGRNFQGRHWECGSDCMDTYRHFNCCNSIRVSGGHWVAYEKPHYMGYQYILGPGEYADYHTWMGFNNCIRSCQMFSPYRGSYKMRIYNRPDMMGHMMEFMDDCPNVYERFHYRDIYSCNIMEGYWIFYEHPNYRGRQYFLRPGEYRACGDWGCHNPMVGSFRRMRTLM, encoded by the exons ATGGGAAAG aTTATCTTCTACGAAGGCCGCAACTTCCAGGGTCGCCACTGGGAGTGCGGCAGTGACTGCATGGACACCTACAGGCACTTCAACTGCTGCAACTCCATCCGTGTCAGCGGTGGTCACTGGGTGGCCTATGAGAAGCCTCACTACATGGGTTACCAGTACATCCTTGGCCCTGGCGAGTATGCTGACTACCACACCTGGATGGGCTTCAACAATTGCATCCGCTCCTGCCAGATGTTCTCCCCT tatagaggATCCTACAAGATGAGGATCTACAACAGGCCTGACATGATGGGACACATGATGGAGTTCATGGATGACTGCCCCAACGTGTACGAGCGCTTCCACTACCGTGACATTTACTCCTGCAACATCATGGAGGGTTACTGGATCTTCTACGAGCACCCTAACTACAGGGGACGCCAGTATTTCCTGCGCCCTGGAGAGTACAGGGCCTGTGGTGATTGGGGCTGCCACAACCCCATGGTGGGCTCATTCAGGAGGATGAGGACTCTCATGTAA